In Staphylococcus saccharolyticus, one genomic interval encodes:
- the recA gene encoding recombinase RecA, which yields MDNERQKALDTVIKNMEKSFGKGAVMKLGDNKGRKVSSTSSGSVTVDNALGVGGYPKGRIIEIYGPESSGKTTVALHAIAEVQKNGGVAAFIDAEHALDPVYAQALGVDIDNLYLSQPDHGEQGLEIAEAFVRSGAVDIVVVDSVAALTPKAEIEGEMGDTHVGLQARLMSQALRKLSGAISKSNTTAIFINQIREKVGVMFGNPETTPGGRALKFYSSVRLEVRRAEQLKQGQEIVGNRTKIKVVKNKVAPPFRVAEVDIMYGQGISKEGELIDLGVENDIIDKSGAWYSYNEERMGQGKENVKNYLKENPQIKEEIDRKLREKLGIFDGDVEESESDDDTPRSLFDEE from the coding sequence TTGGATAATGAACGTCAAAAAGCTTTAGATACAGTTATAAAAAATATGGAGAAATCATTTGGTAAAGGTGCAGTTATGAAACTTGGTGATAACAAAGGTCGTAAAGTTTCCAGTACTTCAAGTGGCTCAGTAACAGTGGATAATGCACTAGGAGTAGGTGGTTATCCTAAAGGAAGAATTATTGAAATTTATGGACCAGAAAGTTCAGGTAAAACTACAGTAGCTTTACATGCAATTGCTGAAGTACAAAAAAACGGTGGAGTTGCTGCATTTATTGATGCAGAACATGCGCTTGATCCTGTCTATGCGCAAGCACTAGGTGTAGATATTGATAATCTATATTTGTCTCAACCAGATCACGGTGAACAAGGTTTAGAAATTGCCGAAGCGTTTGTTCGAAGTGGTGCAGTAGATATTGTTGTAGTCGATTCTGTAGCGGCTTTAACACCTAAAGCTGAAATAGAAGGTGAAATGGGAGACACTCATGTTGGTTTACAAGCCAGATTAATGTCTCAAGCGCTTAGAAAATTATCGGGTGCTATTTCTAAGTCAAATACAACAGCTATCTTTATTAACCAAATACGTGAAAAAGTCGGTGTCATGTTTGGTAACCCTGAAACTACTCCAGGTGGTAGAGCATTAAAATTCTATAGCTCAGTACGCTTAGAGGTAAGAAGAGCTGAACAGCTAAAACAAGGTCAAGAAATTGTTGGTAACAGAACTAAAATTAAAGTTGTAAAAAATAAAGTAGCTCCTCCTTTTCGAGTTGCTGAAGTAGATATTATGTATGGTCAAGGTATCTCTAAAGAAGGAGAGCTCATTGATTTAGGTGTAGAGAATGATATCATAGATAAATCAGGTGCCTGGTATTCATATAATGAAGAGAGAATGGGACAAGGTAAAGAAAATGTAAAAAATTATCTTAAAGAAAACCCTCAGATTAAAGAAGAAATTGACCGTAAATTACGTGAAAAATTAGGTATCTTTGATGGAGATGTTGAAGAAAGTGAATCTGATGATGACACACCTAGATCATTATTTGACGAAGAGTAA
- a CDS encoding CinA family nicotinamide mononucleotide deamidase-related protein, translating to MKTSIIAVGSELLLGQIANTNGQYLSKLFNSVGKSIVEHTVIGDNPERLEYVIRKGLTRFDMLVLTGGLGPTKDDLTKHTVANVLGKDLVIDEESLNFIESYFREQGQEMTPNNKQQALVIEDSIVLPNKTGMAPGMLMEKEGKKVILLPGPPREMKPMAKNELLPLLMDNDQVIYSELLKFAGIGESKVETILMDIIDNQSNPTIAPLAGTHEVYIRLTANSETKNQCKQLISPVKEEVLNRIGEYYFGSDDITIEQSVIQSTQQSFAIYDGVTNGAIYTRLKNVDNKDIVKGVLPHSSRFIKYNHSTHNQLIEAAQYVRDLYNTNLGIVLLHMEAEVYLGIYDGQELKVETFKMALSRNLLQSRSQNYAMIRLLNWFKNNK from the coding sequence ATGAAAACATCAATCATCGCTGTTGGTTCTGAATTACTCTTAGGTCAAATAGCTAATACAAACGGACAATATCTTTCTAAATTGTTTAATAGTGTTGGGAAAAGTATTGTAGAGCATACGGTAATTGGTGATAATCCTGAGCGATTAGAATATGTGATTAGAAAAGGTTTAACTCGTTTCGATATGCTCGTATTAACCGGTGGATTAGGACCTACTAAGGATGATTTAACTAAGCATACAGTAGCTAATGTACTGGGTAAAGATTTGGTAATAGATGAGGAATCTTTAAATTTTATTGAAAGTTATTTCAGAGAGCAAGGTCAAGAAATGACACCCAATAATAAACAGCAAGCTTTAGTTATTGAAGATTCAATTGTATTACCTAACAAAACAGGTATGGCTCCAGGAATGTTAATGGAAAAAGAAGGTAAAAAAGTAATTTTATTACCTGGTCCACCTAGGGAAATGAAACCAATGGCTAAAAATGAACTTTTACCACTACTTATGGATAATGATCAAGTTATTTACTCAGAACTATTAAAATTCGCAGGAATTGGAGAATCAAAAGTAGAAACCATTTTAATGGATATCATTGATAACCAATCAAATCCGACTATCGCACCACTTGCTGGAACTCATGAAGTCTACATAAGATTAACAGCAAATTCTGAAACTAAAAATCAATGTAAACAACTTATTTCACCAGTTAAGGAAGAAGTGCTTAATAGAATTGGGGAATATTATTTCGGTTCAGATGATATAACGATTGAACAATCAGTCATACAATCAACGCAACAGTCATTTGCAATCTACGACGGAGTTACAAATGGAGCAATTTATACAAGATTAAAAAATGTTGATAATAAGGATATAGTTAAAGGCGTATTGCCTCATTCAAGTCGTTTTATTAAGTATAATCATAGTACTCACAATCAGTTAATTGAAGCTGCTCAATATGTTAGAGATTTGTACAATACGAATTTGGGTATTGTACTATTACATATGGAGGCTGAAGTTTATTTAGGGATCTATGATGGTCAAGAGCTCAAAGTAGAAACTTTTAAAATGGCACTAAGTAGAAATTTATTACAAAGCAGAAGTCAAAATTATGCAATGATTAGATTATTAAATTGGTTTAAAAATAATAAATAA